A stretch of the Macaca mulatta isolate MMU2019108-1 chromosome 16, T2T-MMU8v2.0, whole genome shotgun sequence genome encodes the following:
- the NBR1 gene encoding next to BRCA1 gene 1 protein isoform X11 — protein MEPQVTLNVTFKNEIQSFLVSDPENTTWADIEAMVKVSFDLNTIQIKYLDEENEEVSINSQGEYEEALKSLPLAPCDTDQPQDKPPDWFTSYLETFREQVVKETVEKLEQKLHEKLVLQNPSLGSYPSEVSMPTSEETLFLPENQFSWHIACNNCQRRIVGVRYQCSLCPSYNICEDCEAGPYSHDTNHVLLKLRRPVVGSSEPFSHSKYSTPRLPAALEQVRLQKQVDKNFLKAEKQRLRAEKKQRKAEVKELKKQLKLHRKIHLWNSIHGLQSPKSPLGRPESLLQSNTLMLPLQPYTPVMPMLSAAFVDENLPDGTHLQPGTKFIKHWRMKNTGNVKWSADTKLKFMWGNLTLASTEKKDVLVPCLKAGHVGVVSVEFIAPALEGTYTSHWRLSHKGQQFGPRVWCSIIVDPFPSEESPDNIEKGMISSSKTDDLTCQQEEAFLLAKEERQLGEVTEQTEGSAACIPQKAKNVASERELYIPSVDLLTAQDLLSFELLDINIVQELERVPHNTPVDMTPCMSPLPHDSPLIEKPGLGQIEEESEGTGFKALPDSTVSVKRKTQNIASVEEAEEDLSGTQFVCETVIRSLTLDAAPDHNPPCRQKTLQMKFALPEEGPLGDEREEIVHITEEEAVMEEEEEEEEEEELKDEVQSQSSASSEDYIIILPECFDTSRPLGDSMYSSALSQPGLERGAEGEPGVEAGQEPAEAGERLPGGENQPQEHSISDILTSSQTLETVPLIPEVVELPPPLPRSPPCVHHHGSPGVDLPVTVSEVSSVPDQIRGEPRGSSGLVNSRQKSYDHSRHHHGSSIAGGLVKGALSVAASAYKALFAGPPVTAQPIVSEDQTAALMAHLFEMGFCDRQLNLRLLKKHNYNILQVVTELLQINNNDWYSERY, from the exons TCGTTGCCACTTGCTCCATGTGACACAGACCAGCCTCAGGACAAGCCCCCAGACTGGTTCACAAGCTACCTGGAGACA TTCAGAGAACAAGTGGTTAAAGAAACGGTTGAGAAGCTTGAACAGAAATTACATGAAAAGCTTGTCCTCCAGAACCCATCTTTGGGTTCTTATCCCTCAGAAGTCTCAATGCCTACTTCAGAGGAAACATTGTTTTTGCCAGAAAACCAGTTCAGCTGGCATATTGCTTGCAACAACTGCCAAAGAAGGATTGTTGGTGTCCGCTACCAGTGTAG CCTATGCCCATCCTACAATATCTGTGAAGATTGTGAAGCAGGGCCATATAGCCACGACACTAACCATGTCCTGCTGAAGTTGCGGAGACCTGTTGTGGGCTCCTCTGAACCATTCTCTCACTCAAAATACTCTACTCCTCGTCTTCCTGCTGCTCTGGAACAAGTCAG GCTCCAGAAACAGGTTGATAAGAACTTTCTTAAAGCAGAAAAGCAAAGATTGCGAGCTGAGAAGAAACAACGTAAAGCAGAGGTCAAGGAACTTAAAAAGCAACTTAAACTCCATAGGAAAATTCACCTGTGGAATTCAATCCATGGACTCCAGAGCCCCAAGTCTCCTTTAGGCCGACCTGAGAGCTTGCTCCAGTCTAATACCCTGAT GCTCCCTTTGCAACCCTATACCCCCGTTATGCCAATGCTCAGTGCAGCATTTGTGGATGAGAATTTGCCTGATGGGACTCACCTTCAGCCAGGAACCAAGTTTATCAAACACTGGAGGATGAAGAATACAGGAAATGTGAAGTGGAGTGCAGACACAAAG CTCAAGTTCATGTGGGGAAACCTGACTTTGGCTTCCACAGAAAAGAAGGATGTTTTGGTTCCTTGCCTCAAGGCCGGCCATGTGGGAGTTGTATCTGTGGAGTTCATTGCCCCAGCCTTGGAGGGAACGTATACTTCCCATTGGCGTCTTTCTCACAAAGGCCAGCAATTTGGGCCTCGAGTCTGGTGCAGTATCATAGTGGATCCTTTCCCCTCCGAAGAGAGCCCTGATAACATTGAAAAGGGCATGATCAGCTCAAGCAAAACTGATGATCTCACCTGCCAGCAAGAG GAAGCTTTTCTTCTGGCTAAAGAAGAAAGACAACTTGGTGAAGTGACTGAGCAGACAGAAGGATCAGCAGCCTGCATCCCACAGAAGGCAAAAAATGTTGCCAGTGAGAGGGAGCTCTACATCCCATCTGTGGATCTTCTGACTGCCCAG GACCTGCTGTCGTTTGAGCTGTTGGATATAAACATTGTTCAAGAGTTGGAGAGAGTGCCCCATAACACCCCTGTGG ATATGACTCCCTGCATGTCTCCTCTGCCACATGACAGTCCTTTAATAGAGAAGCCAGGCTTGGGGCAGAtagaggaagagagtgaagggacAGGATTTAAAGCACTTCCTG ATTCTACAGTGTCAGTAAAGAGAAAGACTCAGAACATTGCTTCTGTGGAGGAAGCAGAAGAAGACCTGAGTGGGACCCAGTTTGTGTGTGAGACAGTAATCCGATCCCTTACCTTGGATGCTGCCCCAGACCACAACCCTCCTTGCAGACAGAAAACCTTGCAGA TGAAATTTGCCTTGCCTGAGGAAGGACCACTTGGAGATGAGAGGGAGGAGATTGTCCATATCACTGAGGAAGAAGCTgtcatggaggaggaggaggaagaggaggaggaggaggagctcaaAGATGAAGTTCAGAGTCAGTCCTCTGCTTCCTCAGAGGATTACATCATCATCCTGCCTGAGTGCTTTGATACCAGCCGCCCCCTGGGGGATTCCATGTACAGCTCTGCACTCTCACAGCCAGGCCTGGAGCGAGGTGCTGAAGGCGAGCCTGGGGTTGAGGCTGGGCAGGAACCAGCTGAGGCTGGGGAGAGACTTCCTGGAGGGGAGAACCAGCCACAGGAGCACAGCATAAGTGACATCCTCACGTCCTCACAGACTCTGGAAACAGTGCCCCTAATCCCAGAGGTAGTGGAGCTTCCACCGCCACTGCCCAG GAGCCCTCCTTGTGTACATCATCATGGTTCCCCAGGAGTGGATTTACCAGTTACCGTATCAGAAGTTTCTTCAGTCCCTGATCAGATCAGAGGAG AGCCCAGAGGCTCATCAGGACTTGTAAACAGCAGACAGAAGAGCTATGACCACTCAAG GCACCATCATGGGAGTAGCATTGCTGGAGGACTGGTGAAGGGGGCTTTGTCTGTTGCTGCCTCTGCATACAAGGCCCTGTTTGCTGGGCCACCCGTCACTGCACAG CCAATAGTTTCTGAAGATCAGACAGCAGCCCTGATGGCCCATCTCTTTGAAATGGGATTCTGTGACAGGCAGCTGAACCTACGGCTGCTGAAGAAACACAATTACAATATCCTGCAGGTTGTAACGGAACTTCTTCAGATAAACAACAATGACTGGTACAGCGAACGCTATTGA